CGCTATTTTTCAGAATTAGAGAGTAATTATGTTGGAGTAAATAACAAAATAGCTTCATATAATGCTACAAGGCACCTTATTTCTAATAACTATAAGAATATAGGCTTTATTACCACAGAAATTGAGCAGACACAAATGATAGATAGGCTTAAAGGCTATGAGGGAGCAATTAGTGATGCCGGACTTACACCATGGATAAAAAAGTTGCCCATTCTCGAATACAATATAACGAATAATATACTTGACGATTACATTCGGAGAATTATAGAAGAAACTCCAGAATTAGATGCCATTTATTTTTCTACAAATTATTTAGCTTTAAGTGGACTTCGTGTTCTTAAAAAGAATTTTCCTCAGTATATAGACAAGTTGGGAATCATAACTTTTGATGATCTTGATTTTTTTGAAATTTATACCCCATCCATATCGGCAGTATCTCAGCCATATTTGGAATTAGCTAAATGTATAATGGATTTAATGTTTAATACACTTAATTCTGAATTAAAAAACAAACCAGCAATTAAAATTGAATTAGAAGCCAATTTAAAAATTAGAGAATCTACTCGAGTAAGATGATATCCTTAAGTTTTACTTACCTATCTATA
The nucleotide sequence above comes from Aureibaculum algae. Encoded proteins:
- a CDS encoding LacI family DNA-binding transcriptional regulator; translated protein: MKKRRHSIKDIASANGVSVTTVSFVLNGKAKEMKISKTVTEKILKYVKKINYRPNQIAQSLRTGKSKILVFMVEDFYFFFAKIASIIEDLAHEKGYKVLFCTNDNDDNKSSELIELYKNIKVDGYIIIPSPGLMPKIKELINEEYPVVLFDRYFSELESNYVGVNNKIASYNATRHLISNNYKNIGFITTEIEQTQMIDRLKGYEGAISDAGLTPWIKKLPILEYNITNNILDDYIRRIIEETPELDAIYFSTNYLALSGLRVLKKNFPQYIDKLGIITFDDLDFFEIYTPSISAVSQPYLELAKCIMDLMFNTLNSELKNKPAIKIELEANLKIRESTRVR